The Coccidioides posadasii str. Silveira chromosome 3, complete sequence genome contains a region encoding:
- a CDS encoding uncharacterized protein (EggNog:ENOG410PQ15~COG:S), with protein METDIPDTIASTAAETVDLLETRLCRIEFLLTGRATWTGKPERLPAPPASARESVAARLAELEHGLKVLSSKVPAVQDVLKLYSRYPDLFQSSNPTTVPSTLSTQSLASIVLSYATAFPETASRLSSLQDLPIPPASASTGLIGLQPRIDRLLKEQEKQANEVAELRARSALLMKRWLEVGIVGGGEVWGEWEEKVRMAEREVRRLEAKMVRDE; from the exons ATGGAGACTGATATTCCAGATACCATCGCGTCTACAGCTGCAGAGACAGTTGACCTTCTGGAGACGCGGCTTTGTAGAATCGAATTCCTGCTTACGGGCCGTGCAACCTGGACTGGTAAACCGGAACGGCTTCCTGCACCTCCTGCATCTGCGCGGGAGTCGGTTGCTGCTCGCTTGGCTGAATTGGAACATGGACTGAAAGTCTTGAGCTCGAAAGTTCCTGCTGTGCAGGATGTGCTGAAACTGT ATTCTCGCTACCCCGACCTTTTCCAGAGCTCCAATCCCACCACCGTCCCCAGCACTCTCTCCACTCAATCTCTCGCCTCGATCGTTCTGTCTTACGCTACCGCCTTCCCCGAGACGGCTTCTCGACTAAGCTCACTGCAGGACCTACCCATTCCGCCTGCAAGCGCATCGACGGGCCTGATTGGACTACAACCCCGAATTGATCGGTTACTCAAAGAGCAGGAAAAGCAGGCGAATGAGGTGGCGGAGTTAAGGGCGAGAAGTGCACTGTTGATGAAGAGATGGTTGGAGGTGGGAATTGTAGGTGGCGGTGAGGTTTGGGGGGAATGGGAGGAGAAGGTTCGCATGGCGGAGAGGGAAGTCAGGAGGCTAGAGGCCAAAATGGTGAGGGATGAGTGA
- a CDS encoding uncharacterized protein (EggNog:ENOG410PN3D~COG:S~BUSCO:1811at33183), with protein MTSVPSEDAISEFVTITNATRDQAISLLQAHNLDANRAANAFYESVCGSQAEGDWPASSEPQPKYYGYQVHNVQKSFEIERGDTSYTAPPSRPPSRVGRDPVFERARAGEGDGAAHYPENTRKMTLEEREEHDVQKAVAASLNRNFDPAGQETGVISVRGTHFGPANRDHYDSTSWAVTPYVNPKSKEECINPDPEERKRDNDQPPFLRPLNHANYLAACITILHAIPLSREAFISRDTLMSDYGYHPQWWDGARIDLPAEASLIDPDKQDESPDELFLEMQRLMAFLDGTDRAFGSAEAVASILSVQRDDRLRFLPELLERWQHAAFSLESRSNVFESVLVRKASFPNSPPIRVPFALADITFDPDHVETLYDVIDTSLWPDTPESRSQEAWLENIAPVFVMRLAVQDERGRPVGVKIPATWYPDRYMELNKDFTRQLRTRRLEAEIQLENIETLIDTYSTVDAPHGQKISFKTLLENAITGTDVALKGAYLETSSSRNDYISHTTTITPEECEKLVRDLKIIAEKVDRKLAALHEKKQQVKENLKQFSRHLTFKDGDGPPYYKYTLRGVCTHEHVMYVLKRVPGAEALRDTFPDMTFESEWQWWRISYSVDDAKEAISRRMRVPVTTTRIDGTEYILDPTQPRVPLPNNTEATGYTITPAREIEVLRAAKEENSSVLLVYASDDAVHFKGSGLPEPLQSFLNADNESFESEILQLKKRLEGIEDEDEEGEEEDAEEEFIEDIAQENSLNSPKPDHSRETELELRSNEDIALTDPEEVVESLSNRLRPANTRKASVPAMVNEEPCVVTEKDAERASSDPGHGVPPAA; from the exons GCACACAATCTTGACGCGAACCGCGCCGCCAATGCCTTCTACGAGAGCGTTTGTGGCTCCCAAGCTGAG GGCGATTGGCCGGCGAGCTCGGAGCCACAGCCAAAATATTACGGATATCAAGTACATAATGTCCAAA AATCGTTTGAAATCGAACGCGGCGACACCAGCTATACGGCCCCTCCGTCACGCCCTCCATCACGAGTAGGTCGCGACCCGGTCTTTGAGAGAGCCAGGGCAGGTGAAGGTGACGGTGCAGCGCATTACC CGGAAAATACCCGAAAAATGACTCTTGAGGAGCGTGAAGAACACGACGTGCAAAAGGCGGTCGCAGCCTCTCTAAATCGCAATTTTGATCCCGCTGGTCAGGAAACTGGTGTTATAAGCGTTAGGGGTACTCATTTCGGCCCTGCCAACCGCGATCACTACGATAGTACATCGTGGGCCGTCACTCCGTATGTAAATCCCAAGTCTAAAGAAGAATGCATCAACCCAGATCCGGAGGAGCGTAAAAGAGACAACGACCAGCCCCCTTTCCTTCGTCCTTTAAACCACGCCAATTACCTGGCAGCATGCATTACCATACTCCATGCCATTCCACTCTCGAGGGAAGCGTTTATCTCAAGGGATACACTTATGTCAGATTACGGCTATCATCCTCAATGGTGGGATGGGGCACGAATAGATCTCCCTGCAGAGGCGTCATTGATCGACCCTGATAAACAAGATGAGAGCCCTGACGAATTATTTCTGGAAATGCAAAGATTGATGGCGTTCCTCGATGGAACAGATCGTGCTTTCGGAAGCGCAGAAGCAGTTGCGAGCATCCTGTCGGTCCAACGGGATGATCGCCTCAGGTTCTTACCTGAGTTACTGGAAAGGTGGCAACATGCGGCATTTTCTTTAGAGAGCAGAAGCAATGTTTTTGAGTCAGTCCTTGTCAGAAAAGCTAGTTTTCCCAACTCACCACCCATCCGGGTACCATTTGCTCTCGCAGACATCACGTTCGATCCTGACCATGTTGAAACCCTATACGATGTTATCGATACATCTCTCTGGCCCGATACTCCAGAATCCAGGTCTCAAGAGGCTTGGCTGGAAAATATCGCTCCTGTTTTCGTCATGCGTCTAGCTGTTCAAGACGAACGGGGGAGACCCGTTGGAGTGAAAATCCCTGCGACGTGGTATCCGGATCGGTATATGGAGTTAAATAAAGATTTCACTCGACAGCTGCGAACTCGTCGGCTGGAAGCTGAAATCCAATTGGAAAACATAGAAACACTGATTGATACTTATTCGACCGTTGACGCTCCACATGGCCAGAAAATATCCTTCAAAACCCTTCTAGAAAATGCAATCACCGGCACCGATGTGGCCCTAAAAGGTGCTTATTTGGAAACATCTTCTTCCAGAAACGACTACATTTCCCACACGACGACTATTACTCCAGAAGAATGCGAGAAACTGGTGCGCGACCTAAAGATTATTGCAGAAAAAGTTGATCGAAAGCTTGCAG CATTACATGAGAAAAAGCAGCAAGTGAAGGAAAACCTGAAGCAATTTTCTCGACACTTAACGTTCAAGGACGGAGACGGACCACCATACTACAAATATACCTTGCGTGGTGTCTGCACTCATGAGCATGTCATGTATGTCTTAAAGAGAGTCCCTGGAGCGGAGGCTTTGAGAGACACATTCCCAGATATGACGTTTGAGAGTGAATGGCAGTGGTGGCGTATCAGTTACTCCGTTGATGATGCAAAGGAAGCTATCTCTAGGCGCATGAGAGTGCCTGTTACCACTACGAGAATAGACGGAACTGAATATATTCTGGATCCCACTCAACCGAGGGTTCCATTGCCCAACAATACGGAGGCTACCGGCTATACGATAACGCCAGCTCGTGAAATTGAAGTTCTTCGTGCTGCAAAGGAAGAGAATTcttctgttcttcttgtttaCGCCAGCGACGACGCAGTACATTTTAAGGGGTCTGGACTTCCTGAACCCTTGCAG TCGTTCCTGAACGCTGATAATGAGAGCTTCGAGAGTGAAATTCTTCAATTGAAAAAGAGACTGGAAGGGATAGAGGATGAAGACGAGGAAGGTGAGGAAGAAGACGCAGAAGAGGAATTCATCGAGGATATCgcacaagaaaacagcttAAACAGCCCCAAACCAGACCACTCTCGCGAGACCGAACTTGAATTACGCTCCAATGAGGACATTGCACTGACAGATCCGGAAGAAGTGGTGGAATCTCTGTCCAACCGCCTTCGTCCGGCTAATACTCGGAAGGCCTCCGTCCCGGCGATGGTCAACGAGGAACCTTGTGTGGTCACAGAGAAGGATGCAGAGAGAGCGAGTTCTGATCCTGGACACGGTGTTCCTCCTGCAGCATGA